The proteins below come from a single Orcinus orca chromosome 6, mOrcOrc1.1, whole genome shotgun sequence genomic window:
- the ASB6 gene encoding ankyrin repeat and SOCS box protein 6: MPFLHGFRRIIFEYQPLVDAILGSLGIQDPERQEPLDGPSYVASEESRILVLTELLERKAHSPFYQEGVSNALLKMAELGLTRAADVLLRNGANLNFEDPVTYYTALHIAVLRNQPDMVELLVRHGADINRRDRIHESSPLDLASEEPERLPCLQRLLDLGADVNAADKHGKTALLHALASSDGVQIHNTENIRLLLEGGADVKATTKDGDTVFTCIIFLLGETVGGDKEEAQLINRFCFQVTQLLLAHGADPSECPAHESLTHICLKSFKLHFPLLRFLLESGAAYNCSLHGASCWSGFHIIFERLCSHPGCAEDESHVDLLRKAETVLDLMVTNSHKLQLPENFDIHPVGSLADKIQALHFSLRQLESYPPPLKHLCRVYIRLYLQPWPVDTKVKALPLPDRLKWYLLSEHSGTVEDDI, translated from the exons ATGCCGTTCCTGCACGGCTTCCGGAGGATTATCTTCGAGTACCAGCCGCTAGTGGATGCGATTCTGGGCTCCTTGGGCATCCAGGACCCCGAGCGGCAGGAGCCCCTGGACGG gCCCAGTTATGTCGCCAGCGAGGAGAGCCGGATCCTTGTTCTCACTGAGCTGCTGGAGAGAAAAGCCCACTCTCCATTTTACCAGGAAGGCGTGAGCAACGCCCTGCTGAAGATGGCTGAGCTGGGACTGACGCGTGCAGCTGACGTTCTCCTGCGGAATGGGGCCAACCTCAACTTCGAAG ACCCGGTCACCTACTACACGGCCCTGCACATCGCCGTCCTGCGAAACCAGCCTGACATGGTGGAGCTGCTGGTGCGCCACGGGGCCGACATTAACCGCAGGGACCGG ATCCACGAGAGCAGCCCCTTGGACCTGGCCAGCGAGGAGCCGGAGCGCCTGCCCTGCCTGCAGCGCCTCCTGGACCTTGGAGCAGATGTCAACGCGGCCGACAAGCATG GAAAGACTGCTCTGCTCCATGCTCTGGCCAGCAGTGACGGGGTGCAAATCCACAACACTGAGAACATCCGCCTCTTGCTGGAAGGAG GGGCGGATGTCAAGGCTACCACCAAAGACGGGGACACCGTGTTCACCTGCATCATCTTTCTGCTGGGTGAGACGGTGGGAGGTGACAAAGAGGAGGCCCAGTTGATCAACCGCTTCTGCTTCCAAGTAACGCAGCTGCTGCTGGCTCACGGCGCCGACCCCAGCGAGTGCCCGGCCCACGAGTCCCTCACGCACATCTGCCTCAAGAGCTTTAAGCTGCACTTCCCCCTCCTGCGCTTCCTGCTGGAGTCCGGGGCCGCCTATAACTGTTCCCTCCACGGCGCGTCCTGCTGGTCCGGCTTCCACATCATCTTCGAGAGGCTCTGCTCCCACCCAGGCTGCGCGGAGGACGAGAGTCACGTGGACCTGCTGCGCAAAGCTGAGACCGTCCTGGATCTCATGGTGACTAATTCCCACAAACTCCAGCTGCCTGAAAACTTCGATATCCATCCCGTGGGCAGCCTGGCAGACAAGATCCAGGCCCTTCACTTCTCCTTGAGGCAGCTGGAGAGCTACCCCCCACCCCTCAAGCACCTGTGTCGCGTTTACATCCGGCTCTACCTTCAGCCGTGGCCTGTGGACACGAAGGTCAAGGCCCTACCTCTGCCCGACAGGCTCAAGTGGTACCTCCTCAGTGAGCACAGTGGCACCGTCGAAGACGACATCTGA